In Silene latifolia isolate original U9 population chromosome 3, ASM4854445v1, whole genome shotgun sequence, a single window of DNA contains:
- the LOC141648597 gene encoding uncharacterized protein LOC141648597 → MAAEIQERLSFQAVLSEALADFESALKLDQNNKDVCPKLHYVVDCLTLKPNDKRVAYQFDPLATQKKASLNAMLAIAYIEDKSVKRWILHFISPPLRENLQYAASAKNLWSEIVERYGQLNVLELYELKKDLINAKQENQPLIDYYSRMKNLWESIDQMDPVPVCVCGAMSACTCQLLKKILDRETHSKLIQLLMGLNSSYEQVQTTVLSMDPLPSINRTLGLLQKIEKQKVLNDSANEASVATASYASKKRPSNTSFQGQAFKKSKDSDAAVDVCDHCNKPGHVIADCHRLKTCTFCNIKGHIVERCYKYRAFLAKKGKAKVADCVPTANNVVTATHDQDEEYIDVSPLETIVPFNQPIHYPGMPANVSSDMVQGIINSVMQQVSKAYSDSSPLSSSVNFAGPFK, encoded by the exons ATGGCTGCAGAGATACAAGAG AGGCTTAGCTTTCAAGCAGTCCTAAGTGAGGCTCTTGCGGACTTTGAGTCAGCTTTGAAGCTTGACCAGAATAATAAAGATGTCTGTCCTAAGCTTCATTATGTGGTTGACTGTTTAACACTAAAACCCAATGACAAGCGGGTTGCTTATCAATTCGACCCTTTGGCCACACAAAAGAAAG cTAGCTTGAATGCGATGCTAGCTATAGCCTATATAGAGGATAAATCTGTAAAACG GTGGATTCTTCATTTCATTTCTCCACCTCTTCGTGAGAATCTGCAGTATGCTGCTTCTGCTAAGAATCTTTGGTCTGAAATCGTTGAAAGATATGGCCAGTTGAATGTCTTGGAGTTGTATGAGCTGAAGAAAGATCTCATTAATGCTAAACAAGAGAATCAACCCTTGATTGATTACTATAGCAGAATGAAGAATCTCTGGGAAAGTATTGATCAAATGGATCCAGTTCCAGTTTGTGTTTGTGGGGCTATGTCAGCTTGTACTTGTCAGTTACTGAAGAAGATTTTGGATAGAGAAACACATTCCAAGCTTATTCAGTTACTCATGGGTTTAAACTCCAGTTATGAGCAAGTTCAGACTACTGTATTGTCTATGGATCCTCTTCCTTCCATCAATAGGACTCTTGGCTTACTTCAGAAGATTGAGAAGCAAAAGGTGTTGAATGATTCTGCTAATGAAGCTTCTGTTGCAACTGCTTCTTATGCTTCCAAGAAAAGACCAAGCAATACTTCTTTTCAGGGTCAAGCTTTCAAGAAATCAAAGGATTCTGATGCTGCTGTTGATGTTTGTGATCACTGCAATAAACCAGGGCATGTTATTGCTGATTGCCACAGGCTCAAAACTTGTACTTTTTGTAACATCAAAGGCCATATTGTTGAGAGATGTTACAAGTACAGGGCTTTTTTGGCTAAGAAGGGCAAGGCTAAAGTTGCTGATTGTGTTCCAACTGCTAATAATGTTGTTACTGCTACccatgatcaagatgaagagtaTATTGATGTTTCACCATTAGAGACCATTGTGCCTTTTAACCAGCCTATTCACTATCCTGGTATGCCTGCCAATGTATCTTCAGATATGGTTCAAGGGATTATCAATTCAGTTATGCAGCAAGTCTCCAAAGCATACTCTGATTCTTCTCCTTTAAGTTCATCTGTCAATTTTGCAG GACCCTTCAAATAA
- the LOC141647027 gene encoding putative aminotransferase TAT2, whose protein sequence is MKMSGILSNQEINNNNNDNSQNMITIKGIIGLIMSQIDENKKDKVISLGMGDPTCHFCFTTCHVAQKSVVDTLCSTNFNGYAPTVGLPQTRKAIADYLSRDLPYKLAMDDVFVTSGCTNAIDIALSMIARPGSNVLIPKPGFPIYELCASFRQIEVKHYNLVPEKGWEVDLNMVENLVNDKTVAIVIINPGNPCGNVYSYQHLQQIAEVAKKLGILVIADEVYGHLVFGKNKFVAMGTFGSIAPVITLGSLSKRWLVPGWRLGWLAITDPNSLFKQPKFLERLKKYFDIYGGPPTFIQAAVPEILEKTDEVFFKKTINILKQTADLCYEGINKIHCLSCPHKPEGSMSVMVKLDLSLLRDVTDDIDFCFKLAKEECIIILPGVAVGMKNWLRVTFAVEPASLEEALRRINNFCQRNAVYEQEAFEVVAPSLPSYR, encoded by the exons atgaaaatgtcaGGAATATTATCAAACcaagaaattaataataataataatgataattctCAAAATATGATTACAATTAAAGGAATAATTGGTTTAATTATGTCACAAATTGATGAAAATAAGAAAGATAAAGTAATTTCATTAGGAATGGGAGATCCAACTTGTCATTTTTGCTTTACTACTTGTCATGTTGCTCAGAAATCTGTTGTTGATACATTATGTTCTACTAACTTTAATGGTTATGCTCCTACTGTTGGTCTACCTCAAACTCGAAA GGCAATAGCGGATTATCTGTCTCGTGATTTACCATACAAATTAGCAATGGATGATGTTTTTGTAACATCCGGTTGCACAAACGCAATAGATATTGCATTATCGATGATAGCTCGACCGGGTTCAAATGTTTTGATTCCGAAACCAGGATTTCCAATTTATGAACTTTGTGCTTCATTTAGACAAATTGAGGTTAAACATTATAACCTTGTACCGGAAAAAGGATGGGAAGTTGATCTTAATATGGTCGAAAATTTGGTTAATGATAAAACTGTTGCAATTGTTATCATTAATCCAGGGAATCCTTGTGGAAATGTATACTCTTACCAGCATTTACAACAG ATAGCAGAAGTAGCAAAGAAACTTGGGATACTTGTAATTGCAGATGAAGTTTATGGACATCTTGTTTTTGGGAAAAACAAATTTGTTGCAATGGGAACATTTGGATCAATTGCTCCTGTTATTACACTTGGCTCTTTGTCTAAAAGATGGCTTGTCCCGGGTTGGAGACTCGGCTGGCTTGCTATCACTGATCCGAACAGTTTGTTCAAGCAGCCTAAG TTTTTGGAGAGGCTCAAAAAGTATTTTGACATCTATGGAGGACCGCCTACGTTTATTCAG GCAGCAGTACCGGAAATTTTAGAGAAAACCGACGAAGTTTTCTTCAAGAAAACAATCAACATTTTAAAACAAACAGCAGATCTATGTTATGAGGGTATCAATAAGATACATTGCCTTAGTTGTCCTCACAAACCAGAAGGGTCCATGTCTGTGATG GTGAAGTTGGATTTGTCGTTGCTAAGAGACGTCACAGACGAtattgatttttgttttaaattggcGAAAGAGGAATGCATCATCATTCTTCCAG GAGTAGCAGTAGGAATGAAAAATTGGCTAAGAGTCACGTTCGCCGTAGAGCCTGCCTCTCTTGAAGAAGCATTGCGGAGAATTAATAATTTCTGCCAAAGGAATGCTGTTTATGAACAAGAAGCATTTGAAGTTGTCGCGCCCTCATTGCCTTCATACCGTTAA
- the LOC141646994 gene encoding uncharacterized protein LOC141646994, whose amino-acid sequence MEEQIQATDTSQLIQAASDFALYPGTHNEASINEFFNRFPLPAIMNLLQTNAGESDLENALVTCLERIFKSKYGSSLIPQYMAFLQAGLQADSEAVKCLACKTVSFLFENLSDESVLPAQLIISNDIYPLLLSCLVSSDEQVATAATDAIKKFASTSEGMATIFPAESSESTDLGHLASKCSSLGRIRILSLIVKLFSVSYAVASVIYNSNLLGLFEEEVSKTNDILAALSVLELLYELTEIEHASEFLPKTSLLQLLSSIISNNSVDSILRSRSVMISGRILSKENVFTFVEETGVLSIIEAIKKRLMSNESVNDNECESALEAIGQIGSSARGAELLLLRSLEVVKFVTSTSFDRQRRGKQLAALHSLGNIAGVNRSENNILLGRDAEENFKRLFYEIASMTSKLTPSGLFLSVLKQESEIRVAGYRLISGLVTRAWCLSEVCSRQDIINIVTDAYIESTKIGMESRHECCLSINKALLSSNLKNDSVFVGILTKLQEAIKRGPYLTQKHADAIPAIMTDQRF is encoded by the exons ATGGAGGAACAAATTCAAGCTACGGATACTTCTCAATTGATTCAAGCTGCTTCTGATTTCGCTCTTTATCCTG GAACACATAATGAAGCGTCGATCAACGAATTTTTCAATCGGTTTCCTCTTCCTGCAATCATGAA CCTTTTGCAGACCAACGCAGGGGAATCAGATTTGGAAAATGCTCTGGTTACCTGTCTAGAAAGAATCTTTAAGTCAAAATACGGTTCATCTCTCATTCCGCAATACATG GCATTCTTACAAGCTGGTCTACAAGCAGATTCTGAAGCAGTGAAATGTTTGGCTTGTAAGACC GTATCTTTCCTTTTTGAGAATTTGAGTGATGAGTCTGTTCTCCCTGCTCAGTTAATAATCTCAAATGATATATATCCGCTGCTACTTTCTTGCCTTGTTAGCAG CGATGAACAAGTTGCAACTGCTGCTACTGATGCCATTAAAAAATTCGCAAGCACTTCTGAAGGAATG GCTACTATATTTCCAGCTGAAAGCAGTGAATCAACAGACCTTGGGCATCTGGCTTCCAAATGCTCTTCACTG GGACGTATTCGTATTCTATCATTAATAGTGAAGCTGTTCTCAGTTTCCTACGCAGTGGCATCAGTGATATATAACTCAAATTTACTTGGTTTATTTGAGGAAGAAGTGAGTAAAACGAATGATATACTGGCAGCGCTGAGTGTTTTGGAACTCTTATATGAG CTGACTGAAATTGAACATGCTTCTGAGTTCCTGCCAAAGACAAGTCTTCTTCAATTACTTAGCTCTATAATAAG TAACAATTCAGTGGATTCAATTTTAAGATCAAGATCAGTAATGATAAGTGGCAGAATACTGTCCAAGGAAAACGTTTTTACGTTTGTTGAGGAAACGG GTGTTCTTTCAATAATTGAAGCAATCAAAAAAAGGCTTATGTCAAATGAATCAGTGAATGACAATGAGTGTGAATCAGCACTTGAGGCCATTGGTCAAATAGGGTCAT CGGCGCGTGGAGCAGAGTTGTTACTCTTGAGGTCACTAGAAGTAGTAAAGTTTGTAACCAGCACAAGTTTTGATAGGCAAAGACGGGGTAAGCAACTG GCTGCGCTGCATTCTCTTGGCAACATAGCTGGAGTGAACAGATCTGAAAACAACATATTACTGGGAAGGGATGCTGAAGAAAATTTCAAACGTTTGTTTTATGAAATTGCGTCAATGACATCGAAATTGACACCATCA GGTCTGTTTCTCTCAGTTCTGAAGCAGGAGTCGGAAATTCGTGTGGCA GGTTACAGATTGATATCTGGTTTGGTGACTCGAGCGTGGTGTTTATCGGAAGTCTGCTCAAGACAAGATATAATAAATATTGTAACAGATGCTTATATTGAAAGCACGAAAATAG GCATGGAATCCAGACATGAGTGCTGTCTGTCAATTAACAAGGCACTTTTGTCGAGCAACCTTAAGAACGATTCTGTTTTTGTTGGGATATTGACCAAG
- the LOC141645866 gene encoding protein UNUSUAL FLORAL ORGANS, whose protein sequence is METFSPSSINLPFPYNSYTLPNVTVFTPPPFTTNVTTITTTTMETPTTTPWMDSRIWSRIPQQLMDRILACLPPPAFFRARSVCKRWYALLFSNTFLQLYLQVCPNFHWFIFFPHKKPNTNMNIYRNNPNTEDHNGGSCSPNSTQAYLFDPYEVKWHVISFPLIPLGFSPSASSGGLICWISDEPGPKNLFLHNPLVGSLTQLPPTLRPRLFPSIGLSITPNSILMTLAGDDLISPYAVKNLTTETFHVDSSGFYSIWATNSTLPRLCSLESAQMVHSHGRFYCMDYNPFSVLTYDLSTNTWWKIQAPMRRFLRSPSLVQCTHGKILLVAAVEKSKLNVPRSLRLWVLQGCGTQWVEVERMPQQLYAQFEEVEGGRGFDCVGNGEFIIIMIKGINKGLLFDFEKKRWIWMPNYSANNDVSCVISDLHGFAYQPTLAVPVSALVQQLFRLEN, encoded by the coding sequence ATGGAAACTTTTAGCCCTTCTTCTATTAATCTCCCATTTCCTTACAATTCTTACACTTTACCAAATGTTACTGTTTTTACCCCTCCTCCTTTTACTACCAATGTTACTACTATAACAACAACCACCATGGAAACTCCCACTACTACTCCATGGATGGATAGTCGAATATGGAGTCGGATTCCACAACAACTCATGGATCGGATCCTAGCTTGTCTTCCTCCTCCTGCCTTCTTTCGAGCTCGATCCGTTTGTAAGAGATGGTATGCTCTTTTATTCTCCAACACCTTCCTTCAACTTTACCTCCAAGTTTGCCCTAATTTCCATTGGTTCATTTTCTTCCCTCACAAGAAACCCAACACTAATATGAACATTTATCGGAATAACCCTAATACTGAGGATCATAATGGAGGAAGCTGCTCGCCTAATTCTACTCAGGCTTACCTTTTTGACCCGTACGAGGTCAAATGGCATGTTATTTCATTCCCACTAATTCCATTAGGGTTTTCACCTTCAGCTTCTTCTGGCGGGCTCATCTGCTGGATATCAGATGAGCCCGGACCGAAGAACCTTTTTCTTCATAACCCACTAGTTGGATCCTTAACCCAACTACCCCCAACCTTAAGGCCTAGACTTTTCCCCTCAATAGGGTTATCAATCACCCCAAACTCAATCCTCATGACCTTAGCCGGAGACGATCTAATCTCGCCTTACGCGGTGAAAAACCTAACAACCGAAACCTTCCACGTCGACTCAAGCGGGTTTTACTCGATTTGGGCCACAAATTCAACCCTACCAAGACTATGTAGTCTCGAATCGGCCCAAATGGTCCATTCCCATGGTAGATTCTATTGTATGGACTATAACCCATTTAGTGTCTTAACCTATGACCTTTCCACCAACACATGGTGGAAAATCCAAGCTCCAATGAGAAGGTTCCTTAGGTCACCAAGCTTAGTACAATGCACACATGGCAAAATCTTATTAGTCGCCGCAGTCGAGAAAAGTAAGCTTAATGTGCCACGTAGTCTAAGATTGTGGGTCCTACAAGGATGTGGGACACAATGGGTTGAAGTTGAAAGAATGCCTCAACAATTGTATGCACAATttgaagaagttgaaggaggaaGAGGGTTTGATTGTGTTGGAAACGGCGAGTTTATTATAATTATGATTAAGGGAATTAATAAGGGATTATTGTTTGATTTTGAGAAGAAAAGATGGATTTGGATGCCTAATTATTCTGCAAATAATGATGTTTCTTGTGTGATTAGTGATTTGCATGGATTTGCTTATCAGCCTACTCTTGCTGTGCCTGTTTCTGCTCTTGTTCAGCAGTTATTCAGGCTTGAAAATTAA